TGCTCTGTGCGAGAGGTGAGATGGAAAGTAAATGTTGAGCGAGCTCTGACATGCTGATGAAGTGTGGACACACCCTGGTGTTATTCAGGGGAGAAAATGGAGGACAGCTGTATGCATTCTGGACCAGGCAGGAGAAACAGTGGTTGCTAACGGCACGTCACCTCCGGCCAGTTTTGTTGCATAATAAGAAACCCAAGCATAGTTTAAGACTCTGGAGGAAGTAGACTGCCAATTCAAGCAACAGTACTGCATCTGAACTGCTGCTTAGGAATTTTTGTGAGTGTCTAGCTCATAAAATCCAAACCTTCAGGTTTGAGGTTTGAGAAAGCCGATAAAAAGGTAAGGCTTCTACTTTATTATTGACGATGTATATAAGTGCACATGCTTGAATGTACTGAACAGTGTTTTAAATATGGTGATGATGCAATTGTCTGTATACAGTTGAAAATGTCCAGCGCTTCAGTCGGTTTAAAGCAAAATATTCATTACAATTTCTGCTGCATTTCCCAGAGCTGACATGGAAATACAGCCAGTGTCACATTTGCTTACATTTCAGTGCTGACTTATAGTGCTTTTCTTTATTTTCAACGGGTGAATGGACTAAATTTTCACTGTGGCCCTCTGAATCACTTTATGTTGTGTTATGTTATGATATGTTTCTCTGGACAATGTTGTTCTTTCAGCCAGCTGAGACGACGGCTCAAACTGCCCCCTGAAGCCATGGCACTGCTCAAAGTGGGTCGCAGCACAGACCGTCAAAGGACTGAGCCCGGTTTATTGTCCTCTCCACATCTGACATTAGCTGATTAACCATCACAGTGGCACTTCTGTTTACACATCACTGAAACATTCTGGTGAGTTGCAGTTCTTTTACTTCCAAGGAGACGGGCTCTGTTCTGAAATCCAGCCAGCTGCCTACACAGACAGAATTTAAAGGCACACTCTGAGCTTTTCCAAAAGGTAGAACAATATACTGGTTTCTAATAATCCCTTTTAAAggcaaattaaagggatagttcaccccaaaatgaaaatttgatgtttatctgcttacccccagggcatccaagatgtaagtgactttggttcttcagtagaacacaaacattgatttttaacttaaacagttgcagtctgtcagtcatataatggcagtcaattggacccacagctttgagagtcaaaaaaacatacacagacaaaaccaaacgAAAccaatacattgaggtgttaagacacaaaacagtcagtttgtgcaagaaactgaacagtatttataacattatttacctctgatccaccgctatgtccaactgtcctgagcgcgttcacaacagccggtgcgTGACGCGTCAAAATGCTCTGATATACAGTAGTAGATGGTGAAAGTCAACATTCACAGATGAGTTCGCACAAGAAAACATACtcttagtttttaatcggttgcaagaatcaggataagcacaagtaattaccattttgagtagccgctaTGCACAGTGTAAACAATGAATGATGTATACGCGCAACAGATCGCTTTCACGCGTAAATCTACTACGGCTGTTGTGAATGTGCTcaagacagttggacattgcggtggatcagaggtaaataatgatataaatactgttcagtttcttgcacagaccgatcgctttgtgtcttaacacctcaatgtatcgtcacgagccgcagggtttaatttggttttgtctgtgtatgtttttttttactctcaaagccatcaatcccattgactgccattatatgactgacagactgcaacagtttgagttaaaaatctttgtttgtgttctactgaagaaacaaagtcacctacaactcggatgccctgggggtgagcaaataaacatcagattttaatttttgggtgaactatccctttaagacaaatCCTTCTTAAAGGCAAAGTATCCTATATAGAAATGAATAGCCACACATTGAAGGATAAACATCCAAAACAGTGGAGGGACAGAGAACTTTTAGTTGTAAACAGAATTAATTTAGGACTGGTTTAGTAAATTAATTCAGTAAAGCAATGAAATAGTTCAGTCTAGCAATTTTATccaattttttttgttgttgtttggccAATGAAGTGTCACACTTGCTATCATTGGATTTTGTTGTAATCAATAGTGATTACAATAGTGAATAGTGaatagatatttttttaaaagacatgAATTGTCATTTTTTATAAGCAGTAGCTGAAGTGAAGTATACTTCATGACGCAATTTTGTAGTGCTTTTGTCAGGCAGCAAACACATCCAACAACTCAGATTTAAGCATCACTATGTTTTCCTATGACAAAAATCCAATTAGATTTATCCATTGGCATTTAGATTGATAAACTAAAAAGTTTTGTTATAAGCTAATCTTCACAAATGAACACAACTTGAATGAATTTTAAAGCTTAAataccctagtaaaaaagtaatagatttaaaatgcatgtaTTGTACACTAAGTgtagttcaagtctattaacatatttactggcACATCGCtgaagacttactgatataaaaattgtaacaatatttatttggaatactacttgtgcacaatgcacatttcttaatattaatcctaaaatatgttttaatgtcactattgatgaggattgtatgatctttaaaaaacatcagtatttaaagtgtacctaaagtatacttgcaagaGCACAATCATTtatactttacatttttatttggacTTCAACACGACTTTCagacaattaaagtgcattaagtacaaaattagttgttccagtttagactttaaatataccagtttagtatactaaatgTACAACTGCatgatatttttattaaatacattatatgtaaatgtatttgcagtatacttagcatgaaataaatgtattttaaataaattttagtaTATTTCTTTTTCATAAAGTCAAAAGTAAAAAGCTAAATTGGCTATAAAGGAACTACACCATGGTCACTTGACTTTAACATCACCACCATTAAGCTTCAACAACTCTTTCAAAATTAAAGACATTTTCTTAAAACTTTTTAGGGAAAAATATTTTGCAAGAGTGCAATTATAAACACATTGATGCTGTGAAACAGACTAATGACTAGATTAGTTTTCCTGTTCATTGTGATGATGTTTAATGTCCCCAACGACATGTCCCCAAAATGACAAGGAGGTGTATTATTCGTGATATATTTTAAGTGTTAATACACTGTGTGACTTATTTTAATACTAAAATCAGTAACAGATCTAAATAAATTTATGCTGTGATTGATTTCTCCAATCTATTTGTCACTCACATTGTTACAGTAGcttcccttaccaaaaagaagtatacttgaagtttattttattaagtatacttaagtaaagttcaagttaagtatactttatgtagtaagtatacaaatatcagtgtactagtagtatacttttaagtgtactatttcaatactccttgggactaaattggcccaattTCTATATAAAAgcatacttttaagtatactttaagtataacattAGTAAACTTTGAATACACAACTAggttacatctatgttttcagtttgtactgaaaGTATAATAAAAGTGAActtaggtatactgatagtttactaattaaattatttttttatgcatttttagtacactttgaagtatagtcttagtaaactactagtttattgattttatactgcaagtatactcataagttttttttaagttaactttacatcatactttaagcatactactatgtccctattaattattaatacatattaatttgtatatattttgttatatgaatatctgaacatacaaaacgtcaaaagaaagaagggggtatctgctagtaaacaaaaacattttttctagCTCCATGCATCCTTTTtcataaacacttgaatgtgggtaagtttcataaataaaaaaacaaataaacaacattttgaacaaaaagctaaaaaaaggactattgatgataatcaaaacaCAGATGGAGTCGATCAACACCCTAGTCATTATTagctcttcatgggtcgacattttattccataacattacacagttttgcatatctatggttttgatgctgacgattgtgttagattacatgtggaagcatctgttgtttcagtttcttcttcacttgtgttttcggaaattctgttcagaagatgtgcaatagcgcccctagcgtataacaatgaaaacacagattctcagagcacaagtatggttcaaatatatttagactttttctgagtatacttaaatgtcattttaagtatatttcttttaagtatataaagcacatttctgagaagactgaaagtatactttcctattttttagtttaaaagaagtatactaatagcacacttgaataaacttctttttcattAGGGTTAGCAATAATGAGCTATGCTAAAGTTAGATTCTTttgaaataaatattgaaatgaaTCTCCCATGTGTGTTGGGCTGTACACAAAGAGGGCTGTTTGTAAGTAGAGCAATGCAAATCATCACTTGTGAGATTTAGGACGCTGTTTTAGCTGTCTGCAGACACAAGGCAGCTCAGCAGCTTTTAGAACAGAGCCAGGGTCGTAGCTGTTTGCCTGAACAATAACTTATTCTTGTTTCTTGCACGTGCAGGCCTCAAAGGAGTCCTGATGATCCTGTGCAGTCAGATGAGCTTTGCAGTGCTGTACTGCATACTGTGGCTCGCAGCACCTGCCTTCCTGCGTTCTGAATTCAAGGTGGCTTACGTGACCGAGGCCAATGTGTACATGTGCACGTGTGCGCAGGATATGGCCTTCTGTGAGATGAACTCCAGCGAGTTCAACAACTGCAAGGATTATTCATCTGTCCTGCACAGGGCCGAGAGCCCCAGTCCGGTTCAGAAAAAGCGTCTGACGGTCTGGTACAGCTCGCCTCTTAACGTGGCCCTCCTGCTGAACAACTCTGAGGTTCGGCACCTGTCGCTGATCCAGTGCAAGCCCGCTGCCGAGCAGCCCGTCCCCTTCGAGTACTTCACAGTGCAGCGCCTGGAGACTCTAACAATCACCTACCCATTCTTGAAACGTGGACAGAGTTTTGATATTATCATAGGCAAGGACAGGGATGCCCCCTACCACGAGGAGGCGAGAATCGCTGTCATTCATACCTCTGTGCTGACCGGGAAAACAGAGCTGAAGTCATACACAATCCAAACCAAAGCGGATCACAGTGGAATGACGTCATTCCCGGACATTTTTATGTCCAGTAATGAGCTTTCGGAAATGTCCAGGATATTTGTCACTTTTCTGTACTGAGAGGCATTTTTTCCCAGTATTTTAAAAGCTTCATTTTAGTCACTATAACACAAAATGCTGTTGTGCATAATTAATAATGTATACACTTAATGcatacaattacattttaaaaatacttattgcaaacatcaaaatcaaatattatcataatgcaaaacaaaaacaaataaattttcTGGGGGTTTTTATGTGGGATTTGCACATGCGCTGCTGTTTTACTGGTGATTTAATTCTCTTAAGGTGTTTTGTATTTACAATGAAAAAATAGGATTATAATGattaagaaaaatgtatttatataaataaaaatggcaatGAATTGTGTGATGCTGTTGTTCAAGATTCTACCGTCCTGCAGAATCTGATCCACCTTAGACTGAGAGATAGCCTGTTCAAAAACAACCCAGACTCATATAAAAAAAGCAAAAGCAAACATAAGATAAGAATGCATTTGCTGCCGCaaacatgccattttagcttgtttctaCAAGTCTTGTATCTGAGCATTCCACACAcaagtgcaatgctgtaccaggtgagctaccaagcaagtttaatAGATCAGAAAAGCCACATATACTGAACTGGTCCTGTAATCATTTGTgttaaaaggaataaaagttgatggtgttttactgcctctagtgttaatcTCACTTGGAAACTGCAGCGATCTCTGTGTACTGTTTCGAAGTTATGCAAAATTGTAGTTAGAGGCGAGTTTTTTATGTCAAAAACATACCATGTGATATCACACTTTTTTTAGCTACTTAAACATTATttcatcctgaaaaaaaaaaagctttgggTTCCGCAGAGATTCTGTAGTGCAATAGAATTTTACATCATCGTGTGGCTCTTTTCAAGATATTatgaacagtgttggggaaagttactttttatggaaagtaatgggtTACGTTATATTTgcgttattttttaaatctgtgcagagcttgcttgtttgttctatttttggcaaatgtaaaagcctttttataccaaaagcctcaggcttagacaaaagtaaattcatgtctgttcagcagaccgcagaagaaacaaatgactcttaactCTTTAGCaaaacaaaagaagaaaaacaaatgttagattatcttgagtcatttctgCACATTAGTATGGTgaactggatcatcgaaggtcggcagcaaaaacatcggttaataaaatgggattaaatacataaaggatattggtattatttaacatatttaattattacaggtttgtgttgaatttcactgttgttatttattttgaggaatactgtatctgttttttagtgagtgagattaattaatgcatgttcacatttattctagaactaaagtaacatcttactcacaatttctctcagcatggggacaggagagcttttactcaataaatgggggaaaaaagtaacgggcattacttttttgaaaaagtaacttagataattagaaagtaatgcattactttactaaaaagtaatattattacataacttgtgttacttgtaatgcattacccccaacactgattatgaAAGTTATTCATTGTGATACATTTTTTGTGGTCTCATTTAACTACTTAGTGCAGTGTCTGCCCCTTCTGGGAGTGTTAGTATATTAATGGTCAAAAACACAAGTTAAAGGACAAAAGAAAATTCAGATGTATGACTGGGGGATATTGTTGGCCACTTAAGAGCACATGCATGCAACAGGAAGTAAGTGTGCAAGACTGTCCACGACTTAAAAACGCCAAAGCGCAGTGCCCTTAACGCACACTAAATCCACAGTTTGGAGTAGTATTAAGGCTAAGAGTTTCCACTCATGCATCAATTTCTGGAAAGAACTGTAAGTGAAAATTTATTATAGGCCTACTACTTTATTTAGTATTGGTACAGAGATGAGTAGCTATGTTTAGTACAACAGTTGCAACTGCTTTTAATTATGTAAAGAGGTCATCgcatgcctattttccacaagttgatatgatttaCTAGGGTCTTAataagaagtctataacatactttggttaaaatttcttagTGGtactgtaaaaaacaccctttttaccttgtcaaaatcagcccttttcacAGCAAGCTGTTTTGTTGCATttgcctttaaatgctaatgagcttttctcaccccgcccctctctaccATGGGGTGACGAGTGGTCGCTCAATCAAAGACAtttttgtcttcctctgcacctgagacACACAATGGCGGACAGTTcacagctcactcagggcgggTCTTAAGGTAAGACGGctgtgtcaatcaactattggtttacccttgcccatatttggacttccccctaGTTATCCATGATTGTCATCCCCTGTCTTGTTAAGTTGCCACTCCCCTTTACTAGTGTTTAAATAGTCCTTTGTTCCACATTCCTCTTGTCCTTTCCTTAAGTTACTTCATGGTTTTTGTATTCCTGGTTCctgcttgttttgttttcatttaattcATTTTGTTTGTTACTCCTGGCTCCTTGTGTTTCCCTCTGGCTCCTCATCCCCGGCACGTCGTGACACTtagatggggtacattgtaacatctgaggggcacagCTCTGCAAGAACTCTACTTTTTTATTGCacagtccctttaaatgcaaatgagctcagctcgccccgcccctctctgctgtgggatgatgagacctgatgtttactttagccgcatttagctgcgaaacttgccaacaaccacattattaagaaaggccatttgcaaagatgcataaaaaaatcctcatactcacttctgctgcgggtgaagctgcatcaggaacgattcgcacgaacataaacgcgtatgtagatcgggatctgtgctttcctttaaaaaacgaaagtattgttatcctctgcatcttcagcggctcagatgtcgggatttaaaacatccaacaacagaacacctcaatcgctcgatcggagacattcttgttttCCTCTGCTCGGACTGTtggactgtttgagctcggtgagggcgggtctaaggtaagacgctcatgtcaatcaactatcatgggaggggcctctgtctgtgttttgtcacaccgacaagaagctgagaatgacctgattttaaaaaggggatattacttttaaagattaaaaaaaaacactgggtgtatttttatcattgtagggtggttgtgtacacaaactaccaacacacattaatgatcaaacaacatgtaaaatttAGTTCTGCATCTGATGAACCCTTTAACAATGTAGGcgaatagatgaaacacatttaggcattcagaaaaacactcccctccctccacacacagctctcatagaacaccagaCAAATAAACGAGCCAAACATTAAACATCGACTGTCTGTTTTTATTtgcctgtttcttgtggtttctcattCAAATCCATATAAGTAAATGGTGTACattacatcgctaatgtcatagaatagcctAGTTTAATAACAGTGGGGCAAATGgaatttaaaacaggttagtgtcttctgctggtttgcaaaTCTAAACTGATATAACAGTTTTAttggagataaaaaaaaaacttttactatggtaaatatCTTCAAAAGACCTTTGAATTTTGGCACACctttttctctgtatagtgttGTTGTGTCAACTAGCAAATACCATAAAATttgttatgctagcatgtgtggaaatatttaaaccaggtgtgttacaattaacctcTCGTTTGCCCCACACTCCCCTATTggttggttgtgtacacacactgctaacacacatttatgttcaaacaacatgtaaaagtgagctTTGCATCTAATGACCTTTAATTAGAAGCACCACAATTACTAAATAATCTATTATAGAGACTTCAACATTTGGGCCAAATACTGGAAATACCTCATGTAAGTAGACAAGTGGCCAAGTGCAAAGACTGCAATTGTGGGCATCTGGACAAGCCCTGGGAATGTACAGTAGGCCTAATAGTGGACACATCACGCCTCAACTAATCAGCGGACAAGAATTAAGTTAATTGAATTCACTATAGCAAATCTTTATTTTTGAAAGTTGATTTCGTTGGCTTtgaacattttttgtttaatttgctGGTAACATTGGTCGTATTCTCATGCTCAGCATGGATGTGTTATCACGCAGAAGTTTCGATTACAGTGAGTGAGAGCAACCCTGTTTACAATAAAATAGGTTACTCATAAGTCTGGATTCGTTTTCTAATGTTTTCTAAATGTTTTTCAcatttgctaaaacactaaaccccATTCTCTGAGCCAAATAAATAACTCTTTCTGCAAAATCAACAAGTTCAGGCAGaactctaaacacattctcaCTCACTAAGACACAATTTGCTCTGTGATGAACTTGTGATGCAAAACCCTTAACACAAGAAAGCAAAAGTTATGCACAACTGCAACACAGCTGTCATCGTTTACACACAATAAATCTAAATTCTTTACACttgtttctaaatatttaaatatacaaaatataagcCATTTCAAAGTGCAAACATGGCACAGGTGCATCTGTAAATCTGAGAGGTACAGAAAGTACTAATCAGCACTAATAAGTTGGAAAGTTAAAAAGAAGAATATCTTTTATACACTGTATTTTGGTAATTTCAATATATTCTTGTGTAGAATTCTGGTAGTCTTCTGGCTCTGACCTAGCTGCAAGACGTGATCCTTTTTTACAAGATGATGTACTGTAAGATTACATACTGTATATAGTAATTATTTTGCAGAAAAAACAAAATAGATACCTAAATGTGCACACACTCAAAAGAAATCACACCTAAGTTTGTTGaatatacccccccccccccccactgtatatatatattatggggacattccataggcgtaatggttttcatactgtacaaaccgtattttctatggccctacacctaaacctagccctcacaggagattgtgcacacttttgtGCATGATTTATTTCCTCATTCctccaaatgtccccacaaggtcaaaatctactggtattactaaccttgtggggacatgaggtccccataacgtgataaataccaggtgtacacacacacacacacacacacacacacacacacacacacacacacacacacacacacacacacacacacacctttgagtgtgtgtatgtatatttatctttttttttcttcaaaataattACTCGATACAGTTTACATTCTTTTTTTTGGTAACTACATGCACTGGACACTGTGTTCTCCATTATTTAATGTAGTGTCTAATAAATGCTATTTAGTGTGTATAGTATTGACTAATGTGTGTTTGATTTGAAAGCTTTGTTTGATTTTGAGTACAGGTGAAATGGTTTTGAAGCGATTGTTTGATTTTGCCAGAAGAGTCAGAGGTTCTGTGAATTTAGTTTGAACATTTAGATTTGTGTTTAAGGTTTTGAAAAAATTAGTGACAGTCtttcagaaaaactgtaataatttcTTTACCGGTATAATGGAAAACAAAATGCTTAGTGCACCTTCGGCTGATGGACGATCTCAGCACTTTCAGCCACCAGGTGTCAGTAATGCTCTATGGGATGTGATGATTTCTCTTCCTGTCTGCTTTGAACTGGAAAATTCAAAGCGGATGGTTGTTTGTCCGATGTGAGGTCAGTCAAAGTTGTAAGGACAGGTTAGAAACGTGCTTAGGATACGTGAtatatgtttaaaatattgataatagttacacgttttttgttgtttttatcttTAGAGCAAACACGTGTATTTACTTGAGTGTTTCCAAGTGTAACAAGTGTATTAACACCTTTTTGACTTTTACAGTCCTTCAAAattaaagtatttaaataatttataaaagcaATTTCTCTCTAGTGAATGTTTTACACCTTTGCAGAATTAGAAAATAGAAATGAATTAGagatttttatatttatgatttttCAGAACCACAATTTAACAATTCCCTGATATTTCCAGGTTTCCATCATCTTATGAAGACAGcgttttaaggggagacactgcaggcaaaaacataattttttcatgcacctatcaagcttgagattttgggctttcttttataacactttatctatttgtgtcgatAGGTttaaattacaatgcatattttaaaggctgtttactcaaaatgagttttttctcctacactgagccataaatctccacttcagtggcacttacacacaccagactttatatttttattcctgtctatatcctgaaggcttttacaaagggatttgttcatatataatttgcttgattttatacaacactgcaaaaaatgcttttcttacttagatttttttgtcttgtttccagccaaaatatctaaaaattcttaaatcaacaaggattttctagacgagtgaaaaatgattgtcttgtttttagaagaAACAAGccgaaattaagtgcatttttgcttgaaacaagctaaataatctgccaatggggtaagaaaaataatcttgttttctgtttgaaataagattttttttgcttacctcattggcagattatttagcttgttctaagcaaaaactcacttaattttgctgtgttttttctgaagacaagaaaaataatttaagaatgtttagatattttggctggaaacaagacaaaaaatctaagtaggaaaagcatttttgcagtgaacattttattcccccaaaaatggtaaaaaatgtaGTGTCTCCTGTCAGTTTTTTTCTGAGTTATGTCGTGacgatacccaaaatcccctctgtaaaaacttttgactctaatatgtaaaaaaaaaaattaaaaagagttTTGAAaacgacttcatccagtgtttagattttttgtactagaaatgtatgcaaattaccacatatttcattaaataatgcctcgtttgcatatttaaacctaacatttgagaaaaaattttatacaaaaaatgtttgcaattataaaAGTAATCAATCacctgggtaagtaaggtgataactttttttttttttagtattcacCTGCAGTGCCTCGCCTTAAACAACCACATCCTTCAAAAGATCCCAGCGGACTGTCCACCAGAGGTAAGAACTCACACtgtttgtaatatttaataatcTCCTCTAGTAGACATCACAGAATCTTGTGTTTGAAATGAACGCTACAAATTTGATTGCAAAACACTAAAACCAAATTTCATCAATCGTTTTCAAAATACTTTCTGATGTGCGGAGCATAAAGTACACAGGAACTTGTTATACGGATCGAGGTCAAAAGTTCAGAGTGGGCAGGATCAAATCACTTTCATGACGGCAGATGTTGGCATTTACAATTAATAATCCACCCAGGGAATTGCATTTCCCAACTCAAAACGCACATCTTGCAATTAATAGCGACCAATTAGCGAATGCAGAACTTGCGGGGAAAAATCAGACAATCGAATGCCGCGGCTCCCCCCGCGAAGGCGTCTTGTTTTGCATCTCAAAAACATCCAGTGTATGGATATCAAACAACACCGCACCTGCTGAAAGACGAGGCGTTCGatgaaaaatgacaaattaaGGCTGTGTTTTGAGCTGATTGCCGGGGAGCCCTCGCTGATATAGTTGACCTCACTAATGGGTGCCAACCAGTTGAATGGGGGTGGGGATCCACAGATCGCTCCAGTGCTTCGAACCCAACCCGCACGCTTGGCTTTTATTTATtcttcagggtttttttttgtgCAC
Above is a genomic segment from Garra rufa chromosome 2, GarRuf1.0, whole genome shotgun sequence containing:
- the LOC141326489 gene encoding uncharacterized protein; the protein is MILCSQMSFAVLYCILWLAAPAFLRSEFKVAYVTEANVYMCTCAQDMAFCEMNSSEFNNCKDYSSVLHRAESPSPVQKKRLTVWYSSPLNVALLLNNSEVRHLSLIQCKPAAEQPVPFEYFTVQRLETLTITYPFLKRGQSFDIIIGKDRDAPYHEEARIAVIHTSVLTGKTELKSYTIQTKADHSGMTSFPDIFMSSNELSEMSRIFVTFLY